Below is a window of Impatiens glandulifera chromosome 2, dImpGla2.1, whole genome shotgun sequence DNA.
TTTACACATGATTTATAACTAATGAAAATACACTTCAATATTGAGCCtccaattttcttttatcaacATGAGCATGCACAGAACAACCAAAAATTCTCAAGTCAGAATAATTAGAAGGAATACCATACCATAATTCTTGATGATtctgtttaattattaattgtaaTCGACGGATATGGTTAATGGAAAAACATGCTTAAGTTGCAGTTTCAGCCCAAAAAGACTTTTGATAAATCAATATTAAGGAGCATACAACACACATTCTCCATCAAAGTTTTATTAATCTTCTCTACTATACCATTCTATTGTGGATTCTTAAACATAGTGTGGTGCCTTAAGATTCCTTCAGAACATAACTTCAAACCATTATCAGTACACAACAATTTTATTGGTTTCCTTATCTGTTTATCAATCATAATTTGTCACTCCTTAAAATTAGAGAACACCTCACTCTTTTGATTCAAGAAAAAAACCAAATTTTTCTAGAGAAATCATCGATAATCGTTAGCATATAATAAACATCTACCATATAAAGCACTATAAACGGTGCCTAGAGATCAGAgtaaatataatcaagtgtttCTTCAGTATTGTGGATGCCTTTAGAGAATTTGACTCTTTAATGTTTGTCGAGGATACAATGCTAACAAAACTTTGTCTTGTTAATACATTGTCCATCAAGAAGTATTCGTTTGCTTAACTTAGTCGTGTaattttcactcatatgaccaaATTGCACGTGCCTCAACTTTGTGACAACATCTAATGAAGACGTGGAGACATTAACATCGCATAAaactaggggtgttcaatatttggtctgaaccgaatatccgaccgaattcgaattcaccgaattcgaattcaccgaattcgaataaaccgaattcgaatttcattttcggttttcgaatcgaatttcaaaccaattcgaattcaaatacggttttcgaattggttttcgagtttgggattcaactcgaaaaccaaaccgaaaaccgaattcattttttattatttattcttccaaacttaacttaagaatatgcttaaaataatcaaactagaatattttgaattaagatttataataaaagaaaaaaatgaaacaaaaacactagtggtctagtggtagaatagtaccatACCATGGTATAGACCCCGGGTTCAATTCTTGGTtggtacattttattttgagtttaaaattaaagaaaattgaattcggtttgaattcgaattattcgaaattcaaaccgaatataaaattcgaattcggttcggtttaattaaaatttattcgaattcggtttggttttcgaattgacgaaaaaaaataaaaaattcgaagaaACCGAATTAAGGAAttcgaataacccgaaaccgaaccgatgaacacccctacatAAAACGGTAGAGTCTTTCAAGACATATAACATGTTATATTTTCTTTCACCCTTCATCATGACAAGAACACCTTTACTAATCTTCATTACTCCACCTTCATCAATTATTTTGTACCCTTTTAAATTGAAAGTACTAAGAGAACTTATATTTCTATTCAAACCAGGAAAATGTCTTACATCACCAAGTGTTAGAGTAGCTCTATCAaacattttgattattatttattttaaacccaTGACCTTACAGTATGAAGGGTTTTCCATTAATATAACACCTTTGAAAAATGTATCATATATTGAAAATCAGTCCCTATTGGGACACATATGATACGTACATCCAAAATCGAGTATACATTCATCTTGCGATCTCGCGTCGCAAATAAAAGTCATGAGAAGTTCAATGTCTTCAACTTCAACAATACTAGATTCACCGAAATTTCCAGGCTACTTTTTAGTCgaattatttccttattttttaCCTTTATTTTGTAGTTTTCAACACTCAAATTTTATGTGGCCTCCTTTTTTTTTGCAGTAATTGCATGTCTTCCAAAGTTTTCGTGACTTTAATCTatcattttgattaattttttaacccCTTTATTGAGTTCTTCCTCGAGCAATATGACCATCTGTCGGACCATCAGAATGACTAACAAGATGTTTCatcttttcttaaaaataatgcATCATAAACACCTTTCGTTGTGACAACATCACGGCTAAATAAAATAGTATCATGAAACGTGATTTACGACTGGGACaatgaatatataatagaattaaaGCTAAATCGTCATCATTATACTTGAATTCTAAGGCTTCCAAATCAGCAACAATTTCCTTATACCTTCTAACATATGATGGAATTATAATCGTTGCTTCAAATGCAGCTTACTAGTATGATTTTTATCATGCATAGTTGTTCTAGCTTCAACCATAACCCAACACCACTCGTCTCCATCAGATGATCATGTAGAATATTATTCGACAGATGTAAATGTATATGAGACATAGTCTTAAGATCCTTCATCTTATTCTCTTCTACTTTCCACGAACTAGACATCTTATCAAACCTTAATAGAGTTTTGTCCAAATCCATCCAAATGAGTAGACCTCGCATCTTTATCTACTATAAAGAAAATCTAGTGTTGCGATTCAACAACGGATATCGTACTTCATTCTCGTCATCTCCGAAAACATATATAgtcttagaataaaaaaaaattcaaagctctgataccagttgttgaAAAACAATATATGCATTTGAGACTAATTAAGATAAAGAAAATACGTAAATAACATAAGATTTACATGAAATTCCAAGATAGAAAAAAACCACTAGCATAGGAGAAAACTTTTCACTATGGATAAAATAGAATATTAcaatttagagagagagagaaataattgcAAATATTATGTGTGTTTAAAACTCTAACTAAGACCATGTATTTATAGGTCACATAATTGAGTTTAGTGAGcccaatatcaaacaataatgattttattatattgcaCCGCGAGCCTATGTCCGGGCCTGATCAAAACTCATTTGAGTCACCATAATGTAATAATAATCTATTAAGCAACGTggttgtattatatttttttgttttttttattgttacgCTTTGTCGTTAGCTtgatgttttttataatttctaatataaatggacaatttttaaattgatgTGAAATGGTTGTGGAATCTTATGTTAAGGTGATGAAGGTGCATCTAAGTTAGAATTTAGATCCAATTCCATTGGAATACTAATTCTAAATCtaaatcttaatattaaatagtCTTAAACAcaataatttgaattagatttCATTTCCAATGTTGATTTCAAAGTTGTGAAACGAAGTAATGTGTTATACCTTGTAGTAGAATTAGGTATAAATCTTGAACATAAAAcgataaaagaattatattgagatgaggATTGAAGAATCTAAGGAAGGATATAGAACCCTAACTGTTAGGGTGAATACAATGGAGATGAGAGAGAGAAACTCTAACaagaatttttaactaaatcatttcatatatattcttaacaaccaatattatatttatattagtctATCAATAACTGTCACTCCCACCATAGTGTGATAGACCTAATATTCTTTCCTCTTGTATCATTACCCTCTCCTTCACTTTGTTCGTCCGCAAACGACAATAGTCGAAGGTGCTGTTGAAACTCTAAAGTATCTGGTGACTCTTCGAACCAAATGAATAGCCAAAATTGCTTCTTTAGGCTATCGGGTGGTTCCTCAAACCATAGGAACTGTCCCACCAGATTTATCAATTGTAGCCCATAAGAACAGTTACAAAACTCTACATCAGGTGGTTCTTCAAACCATAATAAGTACTTACATCTCATCCATGTTTTATGCCATAAAATTTTCTGAAAGAAACACCCAACTTATTTTGGTTTCTCGAACCACAAAAACTGGACGCAATTAGAACTTGGTGCTAAGTATGCTTGAGAAATGGGATCAAAAGTCAACATTCTATCTTCAAGGCCCAAAACATCTTCAAAGAGTCCTTCAATTTCAGCTTCTCCCAAGTCACCCCGATAATGATCATCCTTTTCAACGTAGGTTTGCTTTCATCTTCTTTCGGTCATCGTACACTAGAGAGACTTTGTATATGAATAAATGAAGAACATGAATTGTcataaatttcttcatcaagATTGAGATTGTCGTGTTTTGTATCATTAGTATGTGGAGTCTTCATTTCTTTTTCATAATAAAAGTCGTCGAGAGGAGGCACATCTTCCACTTTAGAACAATTGTCATCAAAAGGGGTTTCATCTTTGTTTGGAGCCAACTGTATCAATAGGGAAGGTGTTGATTGTCCCACATGTTGATCGTAATCTTCCAATAACTCATTGGATTCGAAGATCAGTTTTTGACGATCATTTTTCCACTTTTGCCTTGTTATTTCTTCATTAGtcttttgtttcttctttttcatttcgTCAGCGATCTTCCATGATTTTAATAATTCGGTTATTTGTTGACATTGTTCCGCAATTTACTCCCACGGTTCTGGCTGCACTTTCTTTTGTATATGTTGGGGATCGTCCCTTGCACATGACCCAAACTCACGTCGCAATAATTGTTTCAGCTCTATCCACGTCAATTCTTTGCTGAGAGTTTTCATTACCACATGTTTCCTAAGCCATCGTAGTTCCTTTTCACTCATGTGAGTTGTTGCAAAATGCACCTTGTCTTCTTCAAGCGTATCATTAACCCGAAAAATCTTTCAGCCACATAAATCCAGTcttcaatatttttaacattttttgcaaagaatttgaggaaaattattttcaaatcaacCACACCCTAATTTCAACTTGATCTTTTTTCTTAAAagtaacaaatattaattaaagctACAACAACATTAAGGAAAAAGTACAGCATTAAGGCAGGTAAAGATGGTAAGTAGCAGAAGGAAGCAATAAGGATGGTAAAAGGCAGGTAAGGATGGTAAGTAACATAAGGAAGCAATAAGGATGGTAAAAGGCAGGTAAGGATTGTAAGTAGCGGGTACTTCTGATACCTTCTTTTCCCTTTTTAATTGCTCAGTCagattttctctctttaattacTCAGTTAATCCTATATTCACGCAATTACAAAAATCAACCATATCTTTAAGCTAAGCAATCAAACGCAATAACATGAAAGCGGTACTTGATTCCCTATCGGCCTCTCTCAAATATTTAAATCAGGAATCAAACCTGATTTACAAAGTCTTCTTCCCGTTTGACAAACGGAAGTCGGAATTTTGTCGTTTATTTAAAGGTGTTTCGTGACTATAGAGTTAGGGTTTCGGTGGGATTTGCATTGTTACGACGACGCCTCTAATCGCAAGTTCCAAACTACCTTCTTCCCTCTCCTCAGAAGAGCACCGACTTTGATCTATGTAACAATCGGAAAACAGGAACAACATTGACGGTCGCTAGGTTTAACAAAGGTTGATCACAATCATATAAGTGATTGCAATCATGTGTAAGTCGTGAACTCAAATTCGCGATCGCTCCACAAGAATATACAGTTCTGCGATGATCTTCATCCTCTCTGGagcacttcttcttcttctaaagtGTTCCTATTACGATTCTTGTGAAGTCTCTCATTTCGATATACAGTAATCTCCTCTAACTCTTGCCGATTTCACTTGTGAACTGTTTCTAAACAACAACTACAGAGGAGTTTCCAGATTTGCGTTTCCGAAAGTTGCAGATGACTCACATTCAAATCTGCTTCAACAATAATCTTATAGtacaaaatattttgtcaagaacgagctctgataccagtgTTATACCTTGTAGCagaattatgtttaaattttgaacataaaacgataaaagaattatattgagatgaggATTGAAGAATCCAAAGAAGAATATAGAACTCTAATGGCTAGAGTGAATACAATGGAGATGGGAGAGGAAAACTCTAACAAGAATTTTCAGCtaaatcatttcatatatattcttaatttacaacaaatattatatttatattagtttatcAATAACGGTCACTCCCACCATGGTCACTCCCACCATAGTGTAATATACCTAATATTTTTTCCTCTTTCCTCTTATACAATAATGCTTGATCATGTgctaaaagaaaatttaatttatttttattcaatatatgaaatatctatcttttcttaaatataaattttatttttctttccaacttttagaaagtaaaaaaaaaaacaaatgggAAATCTGTAGTAAAAAGAGGAACATTATTATTAGTAGGTCTAGAAGATCATTGAATCATCTCATCAAACATTGATAAGCTTATTAAGACACGTATTACATTTATACATTTACCTTCATTGTCCAAAAGTCAAATTCACATCCAAGTCATTGGACGAATTCTCTTCTAATTAATACACGAGAGATGACGACAACTAACTTTTGTTCTTCTTATTAACAACTTCTCAAATTCTCCCTTCCTCCCCCTTTGATGTTGTGGTCATGTCAAAGACTTGGTCTTTTTCCATATGGAAAGGAAGGGCGGGCTTAAACTCTCCTAATGAAAACCACCCATCGTCGGCATCTTGTTGGCCGGATTATCCGCCGGAAGTGATGGTAGCAAAGTGAGAGCAAAGATACCACTAGCGGCCGCAGCTATTGCCCCCACCACAAATGCCGGCAAGTTTCCACCACCAAATAGCGCGTCCCATGGCCCGCTTGTCACCGACACAATCATCTGATTTTCAATTGTGAGTTATGCACAAGGGATAAACACCAACAATCATACACACAAAATGGACATAGGAAGATACGTAGTTAATCATTTTTGCATGTCAATCATaccattaataataatactaataataacaTGTTTTACCTGAGGAATGACTATTGCCAGATTCAGCACTCCCAAAGATAGACCTGTTATTTgattatgaataataaatacattaatatatttgtaatggAACCAAgatatgtattatttataacataccTTGTCCTGCACCAGCAGAGCTAGAGAAAATAGAGGCCAAAGCAAATGGGATACTGAATGTGACCTGTGAAACCCAAACTCTAAAATCAATATGTGgttgttattattaattttttttgagtaatatataaaaaaatctatacCGCTTGTGGGATTCCAAGCACGGCGAAGAGGGCAAGAGCGCCGCCCTTGATTCCGGCAGGAGGAGTGGACTGTGAAATGTTAACGCCATTGCTGATGGCAAGACGGCGCCAGGCCTCGGCCCTCTTGGTAACCACGACGGTCATAGAGAGGCAAACCGCAAGTAAGAAATTAACAAGACCCCAAAGCCGTTTTACATTACCAAGGATCCTACCTAATGGCTCAACCGCAAGAGACATAACACCCAAAACGACCGAGTTAAGTAATAGACCGAGTGAGCCAGCGTGCACACCCTTAGCGTAAGCCCTCTCACCAACTTCACCACCGTACACTTCCTTTCCCATCCAATCAGTATCAAATAGAAGGAAAGGAAACCAAGCAATCCAGTTCAGACACGTCACCAGAAGGAGAAACCACATGGGTCTAGGCAGTTCCTTCAAAGCACCCAATAATTCCCCGAAAAACGGCACAGTACACGTGCCTCCTTCATTATCGTTCTTTCCCACGTCACTGTCTTCAGTTGGGGACCACGCCGGTTCGGGAACGATGGTTAGAGCCAGTACGGTTAGAACCGCCAAGAGCATGATTGATAAGAAGAAACAGCTTTTCAGATTCGAACAGTAATGATCGCAAGCCTTCGTCGCCGTGAAAGGGAACACACGGTGGAGATCATCGTAGCTACCGGCGGCGAACCCAAGTATATTCCCGACCGccatgaagaaagaaaaaaacgcGTTTGCCGATCTCATCTTACTCGCGCTTCCACCCGATAAGTCAGCCAGGAATGCACGGCAGGGTCCCTGGAGAGTATTGTTAGCGACGTCGAGTATCCAGAATCCGACTACGAACACGGCGATGGCTCGCGGCTTGATTTTCCCAGTGATTAACTCGTCTCCGGCTATGTGACCTATGTCGGCGGCGAAGCCGATGAGGAAGACGGCAATGGCGACAAGGAAGGCTCCGACGGCGATAAACGGACGGCGGCGGCCGAAACGGGAAGTGCAGCGATCACTGTAGTATCCGACTAAGGGTTGGACGAGCATACCGGAGATTGGACCGCAGAGCCAGATGTAGGCAGCCCAAGTGTGGGGAATACCGAGGAGTTGGACATATGGGGTAAGGAGAGAAAGCTGGAGGGCCCAGCCGAATTGAACTCCGGCGGCGATTGAGGCGACTATGATGATTTTTTTCAAGGGAGATGAACCGAGATGCTTCTGGTCTTCTAGGTGGAGGGGCGGTGGCGGAGCGGCGGCGGTGGAAGGTGGTTTGTGGAGGACTTTGCCGTTGGCAGCGGCGGCGGCCATTGTTGAGAGTTGAAGGTACAGTAATGGAAAttgggtttgtttgtttgttgagGAATGAAAATTGAGAATTGAAATGGGGAATTTATAGAGGAAGGTGGCGGCTTTTCTATCTTATCCATTCTCTATTGTGTATTGGGGGAAATGGGGGCCTTTTTATTAACTGCTCTCAATTCTCATATagtaaaaatgaatataaataactgctctcttttacattttataaataatttctacAAATTTTAGATTTCTGTTTGTAAGGtgttcttatatttatttaatgaattacttgtttaatataatatatccaataaattgaaagaatattggaatattattttttcagtttcCATAGCCAaccataacaaaataattttgtggatgaaacttttatattttgatttatcaatgAAAAATTATGACATGAAAAAAGTGATATTCCTCACCTTTTTTATTGCCTAAATTGTATAATTAacttatttgttgttttttttgttttgtttttgctaATCCCTCTAAtaatagagaagaaaaaaacCTATGTTTGATCCAACTTATTCTTTCAGAGTTAATATTGTACCAACTTATTCACAAATCACAATCACGACTTATTCAAAGAATAAGCTAAATTAAACAAACACTGGTAGATCCTactaataaagaaaaatcaaaaggaACAATTTAAGGTTTTAACAACTTCAAATTAATTGTATATCTCAAAGTAATAGTGGGCGGGGCATGTGCGGACAAGAACAGATCTAAATCCTTGCCGATCATCTATTCTTCTCCAATTAGTCTCTCAAAGGTTGTTCAATGATCAATATACACACCCTCTAGGTTGATGAGGAAGACCTTTACTAACTTTGTTCATGTTTCTCATAGTCATCACATCTTTCCAAACCATGCCACATGCAAGATCGATATTGTACTTCTTATGGGCAATGGCGGAACCACGTAGCGGGCTCCGGTGGGCTCTAGCCCAGGGTAGAGTTCTaatatagtttttatatatatatatatatatatatatatatatatatatatatatatatatatgtttttaatatacaaatatagtTAGCCCACTTGGCTTTAGGAGTTAAGTATTATCCTAGAGGTCAggtgattttatatttttgttattatttttatatttttattcgtttttcTATATTCTCACCTAATTAAACTATACTAATTaaactttcttatttttttctttatatatataaatagtgagtttttatttatttaaaacttaattaatttaacttttcacatttttaaacctattttttctttaactatatagttttaaatttacaaattttttttaaattgagtatttttatttttgattagatttcgtatatttattttattttaataaggtATTCGTGAAAcgatttgattaaaattttcatttattactcgTATTAGTGTAATACCTATAATATTCAGTTAGcccagtaaaaaaaaaattctagatTCGCCCTTGCTTATGGGTATTGTGTTCGAACAATCATATAACAATAAGAAAAACATCTCTATTTGTTTGTTGTTATGTTATTGATTTGTTTGACAGATCCAAACATTTCATGATATGTTTGCTTCAAACCAACAATGACTAAATGGATTAGTCTATTCGATTTCTTGATCATTAGCCAACACTAACTGTAAGAGGTTTCCAAGCTAGAGTACTTGAACTAAGGGTTTTTTCTTAAGGAATATATAGTTCATGTGTGTAATTATTGGCtcattgatatttaatttatctatgTTTCCTCATTCATAAATGCATCGATAAATTTCCttgatacattttttttgttgaagtATTTCATCtgaatattgatttatatagtatatgatattattaaaaataacaaaattaaacatatatttataaatgcaTGTCGATCTATCCttaaaactcaaatcaaactttaaaaactatttagaaatgagcatattaaaaatataatgggCTCtcagaataatatatatatattaatattatgacatctaatatatataagcAGGGATAAAAAAAAGAATCTTAAAGGTATTGCCTTTTATTTCCCCTTATTCTCTCTTTATTGCTTCGAATGTCTTCcatgatttgatttgatatacAAGTGATGGGCGTCgtttcatattaaattttagcCAAAATAGAAAGTATATCAGTGTGCTTTAGAGAATTCTATATCACTGATGAGAACAGCATgcataaatgaaaagaaaattttgtattttaaacaACGATAAATGTATTAACGATTTCTGATCCAGGTAACAGTTTCACAGTTtcagaaaatgatttcaaatgaGCCtaagaataaaatgaatatttgattaataatgaaataagaGACTATTTGAAATGTTTGAGGGCATAATCTAGACAAGTTAAAAGGTTATTCAAAACAAATATGGACAAGATTTATAGGAGAGTTCACCAAAGCAGTTAA
It encodes the following:
- the LOC124924016 gene encoding sucrose transport protein-like encodes the protein MAAAAANGKVLHKPPSTAAAPPPPLHLEDQKHLGSSPLKKIIIVASIAAGVQFGWALQLSLLTPYVQLLGIPHTWAAYIWLCGPISGMLVQPLVGYYSDRCTSRFGRRRPFIAVGAFLVAIAVFLIGFAADIGHIAGDELITGKIKPRAIAVFVVGFWILDVANNTLQGPCRAFLADLSGGSASKMRSANAFFSFFMAVGNILGFAAGSYDDLHRVFPFTATKACDHYCSNLKSCFFLSIMLLAVLTVLALTIVPEPAWSPTEDSDVGKNDNEGGTCTVPFFGELLGALKELPRPMWFLLLVTCLNWIAWFPFLLFDTDWMGKEVYGGEVGERAYAKGVHAGSLGLLLNSVVLGVMSLAVEPLGRILGNVKRLWGLVNFLLAVCLSMTVVVTKRAEAWRRLAISNGVNISQSTPPAGIKGGALALFAVLGIPQAVTFSIPFALASIFSSSAGAGQGLSLGVLNLAIVIPQMIVSVTSGPWDALFGGGNLPAFVVGAIAAAASGIFALTLLPSLPADNPANKMPTMGGFH